One stretch of Prunus persica cultivar Lovell chromosome G1, Prunus_persica_NCBIv2, whole genome shotgun sequence DNA includes these proteins:
- the LOC18792966 gene encoding uncharacterized protein LOC18792966 has product MHAWVSTPFSNSPPTHYILKVESFSSLERHSAGRFESGQFDAGGYKWKLAVYPNGYKQKNVDDHISVYLEMAGADSLQTGWEVFVEFRLFLLDQNKGIYLVLQDANLNKMCLHGAMFEVGFDRVIPLNAFTDSSNGYLINDTCVFGAEVFVCKERRAGKAERLYAINSAMYKHPWKVYIPLKFRPELLESKPFFAGGQTWKIRLYPKGYDKGKDTHVSLYLTLANPEPASKILTEFTLRIVDQLNGKHFFCKGCQWFSALTPSFGFSRLIAFDILKQLDKGFLVQSYCLVEAEVNVHGIFTAL; this is encoded by the exons ATGCATgcgt GGGTTTCAACACCATTTTCAAATTCACCGCCAACTCATTACATCCTAAAAGTAGAGTCCTTTTCGTCTTTAGAGAGGCATTCAGCAGGTAGATTTGAGTCAGGGCAGTTCGATGCTGGAGGATACAAATG GAAACTGGCGGTGTACCCAAATGGATACAAGCAGAAGAATGTGGATGACCACATCTCTGTCTACTTAGAAATGGCTGGAGCAGATTCACTTCAGACTGGTTGGGAAGTATTTGTTGAGTTTAGATTGTTTTTACTTGATCAGAATAAGGGAATCTACTTGGTTCTTCAGG ATGCTAATCTAAACAAGATGTGCTTACACGGGGCGATGTTTGAAGTGGGTTTCGATAGAGTTATCCCTCTGAATGCATTTACTGATTCTTCCAACGGCTATCTGATTAATGATACTTGTGTGTTTGGAGCCGAGGTCTTTGTTTGTAAAGAAAGAAGAGCTGGCAAAGCAGAACGCCTATACGCGATCAACAGTGCTATGTACAAGCATCCTTGGAAAGTTTATATACCTTTAAAGTTCAGACCTGAACTCTTGGAATCAAAGCCATTCTTTGCTGGAGGACAGACATG GAAGATACGTCTCTATCCCAAGGGATATGACAAAGGAAAGGATACTCATGTTTCTCTTTACTTAACATTGGCTAATCCAGAACCTGCCTCCAAAATACTTACAGAGTTTACTCTGCGCATCGTTGATCAATTGAATGGCAagcattttttttgtaaag GTTGTCAATGGTTCAGTGCCTTGACTCCCTCTTTCGGTTTCTCTAGGTTGATTgcatttgacattttgaaacAGTTAGACAAGGGTTTTTTGGTTCAGAGCTATTGCTTAGTGGAGGCAGAGGTCAATGTCCATGGAATTTTTACAGCATTGTAG